The region TTCATTCATCACATTGATAGCACGAGCAACATAATAGTTCCAATTACATTTATAAAAAATCATTACGCAACCATATTAAACACCTACTTAATTAAAACCTTAAAAGTCACGACATAAAGATACAGGTGGAACAATAAAGATACCTAAAAAAAACAAAGTACCAACCTATCATCTAATAAAGCTATATTAACAATATTTTTAAAATGCATAATCTTCAAAAATCGACCAAATCAACATAAAAAACCAGCTATAATAGCTTCTATCATTGACATTTTATTGTAAAATCACATTTCAATAGTGATAATGGACGCCGAATTTTCAACGTTAATTTGTAAGAAAATCATTAAAGAAATTTAAATACAACATCTTAGGAGTGAAATGACAAAGGTAAAATATCAAATCGATAACTGGATTTTCATCCCCCATGAAAATAAGCTCATATTGGGAGAGCAAGAGACACTTATCGATAATCGTTTATCAAATCTTTTATTATTTCTTTGTCAACATCCAATGACGATTCTAAGCCGTGACGAACTCATTAACGAAGTTTGGAAGGGATTAATACTCACAGATCAAGTGATCACTCAAGCAATTTTTGAATTAAGAAAAATTTTAAAAACCAACCAAAAACACCTTCATGGGTATATTATTACCATCCCTAAGCGTGGCTATAAACTCGACATAAAAGTCCAAATAATACCTCAACCAATCAATCAAGCGCTACATTTGGAAGATAATTATACGGATAAGGACACTATATGTACGCAAATAAACCAGTACAACATAGAAAATAAGGCTGTAAGTCAAGATGAAATCACCAATGACACACTAAACAAGATAACAGATGAAACCGAACAAAGCTCTCCAAATACACATAACAGTGCAAGCTTCATTAAGATAAGTCATCAGCCAAAAAAAACAGTTAAATTAATCTGGTCAATTGTCATTATCGCCGTCATTTCAAGTACCATCTTGTTGATATTTATTAGTCAATTTTCATTCTTAAAAATTAATCAACCACTAAACAACAATATCACTACACCCAGCACTGATTTTATTTATAATACGTTAGAGCCAAGATCAATTAATGCAATAATTAAGACTGATGTAGATTTAAGTGCTGCGCAAATTGAACATGGCATTATATTTAAAGTCGTTGAATACCTCAAGTATAAGCTCAATCTTCCAGTATCTTTCTATGATGAACCACATAATAATGCCGCAAAAGAGCTGACATTCATAATTACTGAGGAAGATGGCATTCATTATATCAATGTAGAATACTTTAATCGTATCTCACAATCTCAACATTTAGATCGTAAGTATGAAATTGATAAAACTAACTTAAAGCCAACGATTAAACGTATCCTT is a window of Shewanella sp. VB17 DNA encoding:
- a CDS encoding winged helix-turn-helix domain-containing protein; translation: MGEQETLIDNRLSNLLLFLCQHPMTILSRDELINEVWKGLILTDQVITQAIFELRKILKTNQKHLHGYIITIPKRGYKLDIKVQIIPQPINQALHLEDNYTDKDTICTQINQYNIENKAVSQDEITNDTLNKITDETEQSSPNTHNSASFIKISHQPKKTVKLIWSIVIIAVISSTILLIFISQFSFLKINQPLNNNITTPSTDFIYNTLEPRSINAIIKTDVDLSAAQIEHGIIFKVVEYLKYKLNLPVSFYDEPHNNAAKELTFIITEEDGIHYINVEYFNRISQSQHLDRKYEIDKTNLKPTIKRILNDILISLNVKVNQEKINDLLSSIPNEPQVLLYALEALSTQKTTQDKLKPISLMKKALKLTPNNPHLLSNNYIYSMIVIYLDKSRQIQKEVSKLNQDFEHIIPILSQGTRSDKANEALAMNALSRGRPIDAIKYITDIPYTQQTVITYILKAKLSESLGNPALAEEYYYQAIYESKMPMVLEIAESLFFHSDLSKMKNKLEAQIQ